The Balnearium lithotrophicum region TCACAGGAAGTCCCTAACTTCTTAAGTTGGTTTATGATTCTGTTTCCGTACTGCTCTTTCCACTCCCAAACCCTCTTTAGAAACTCTTCCCTTCCGACGTCGTGTCTTGTTAAACCCTCTTTTGCCAGTTCTCTCTCAACGACCCACTGGGTAGCTATACCTGCATGGTCTGTTCCCGGAATCCAGCAGACCTCATAACCCTTCATTCTCTTCCAGCGACAAATAACGTCCTGAAGGGTTGAGTTTAAGGCGTGTCCTACGTGGAGAACTCCCGTAACGTTTGGAGGTGGCAGAACGACACTAAACTTTTTCCTTTCTCCGTTTAAAACCTTCTTTTCGTTGGCATGAAAAAATCCTTTTTCAATCCAGAATCTGTACCATTTATCCTCAAAGAGAGAAGGGTTGTAGGTAGGTTCCATCTCCATTTTTCCTCCCGATTGAAAATGAAAAATGTTGGAATAAATTTATACCCGACTCTGCGCCCGTAGCTCAACTGGATAGAGCGTGGGACTACGGATCCCAAGGTTGCAGGTTCGACTCCTGCCGGGCGCGCCACAAACTTTTTTCGGTGTCCTATGGAAGACCAGGAGTTCCTTAAAAAGGCCCTTGAGGAGGCTAAAAAGGCTTACAAGTTTGGAGAAGTACCAATCGGAGCTCTCATAGTCAGGAACGGTCAGATAATCTCAAAAGCCTTCAACAGGAAGGAGTTCCTCCAAGACCCTACAGCTCACGCTGAAATTATAGCAATTAGAGAGGCCTCAAGAAAGCTTAATTCTTGGAGGTTAACGGACTGTACCCTCTACTCAACGGTTGAGCCCTGTGTAATGTGCTGCGGTGCTATAATACAGTCAAGGATAAAAAGGGTTGTCTACTCGGTTCCAGACCCAAAATTTGGGGGAGTTGAGAGTCTGTTTAGAATTCTCTCCGATAAGAGGAACAACCATAGACCAGAAGTTGAAAGGATAGAGCTCTTAGAAGCCGAGGAACTCCTCAAGAGCTTCTTTAAGGAACTCAGGGAGAGGTGCCGGAGCCTGGCTTAACGGGCCCGACTCGAAATCGGGTGTGCGGGTAGCCCCCGCACCGCGGGTTCAAATCCCGCCCTCTCCGCCATTTAAAAACCAATTAGGAGTCCTTTATGCAGGAAGAGAGGAAAAAAGTTCTACAGGAAGCTCTAAAAAAGATTAAGAAGGAGTTTGGTGAAGGCTCTGTAATGTTCTTGGGAGAAAAGCCCGTTGAGAGGATACCTGCAATTTCAACAGGTTCGATAGCAATAGACTACATAACGGGCATAGGAGGAGTTCCAAGGGGAAGGATTACGGAAATTTACGGTCCAGAATCCTCAGGTAAGACTACACTTACGCTGCACATAATAGCAAATGCACAGAGGGAAGGGGGAGTTGCTGCTTTCATAGATGCAGAGCACGCCCTTGACCCGACGTATGCAAAGAAGTTGGGTATAAATCTTGAGGAGCTCTTAGTTTCCCAGCCTGACAGTGGAGAGCAGGCTTTAGAGATTGCAGAGACACTTGTGAGAAGTGGAGCGGTTGACGTAATTGTTGTTGACTCTGTTGCTGCCTTAGTTCCAGAGGCAGAGATAAAGGGAGACATGGGGGATTCCCACGTTGGCCTTCAGGCAAGGCTCATGTCTCAGGCCCTGAGAAAGTTGACAGCAGTTGTAAGTAAGAGCAATTGCGCACTGATTTTTATAAACCAGGTAAGGGAAAAAATAGGAATGATGGGCTATGGAGGCCCTCAGGAAACTACAACGGGAGGTAGAGCCCTTAAGTTCTACTCCTCAATGAGGATAGAGATAAGAAATTCGGGGCAGATAAAGGATAGGAACGATGAGAGAATAGGACATAAGGCGAAGGTGAAAATCGTTAAGAACAAGCTTGCCCCACCTTTCAGGGAGACGGTAGTTGAAGTTTACTACGGAGAGGGAATTTCCAGGGAAGCGGACTTGCTCAACTTAGGAGAGGAGTTGGAGATAGTTAAGAAGAGCGGTTCTTGGTATTCCTTCGGAGATGTGAGACTTGGGCAGGGAAAGGAAAATGCCAGACAGTTTCTGAAGGAGAATCCCGAAGTTGCTGCTGAGTTGGAGGAAAGGATAAGGGAGGCTTTGGGTGTTCCAGGAAAGAGCGAAGATAGACCTCAATGAACTACTTAAAAAGGCTTTTAAGGTAGGTGCCTCTGACGTTCACCTAAGGGTAAAGTCTCCTCCCATTTTGAGAATAAGTGGAAATTTAGTTAAGACCGATTTACCTTCCCTTGAACATTCAGACATACTCAACTTTATCAACCAAATTCTTCCCTTAGAAAAGAGGAGGCAGTTACCATACATAAAGGATATAGATGTCGCCTACTCTCTTCCAGGTGTGTGTAGGTTTAGGGTGAACATATTCCGACAGAGGGGAACATTTGCTATTGTTATGAGGTTGATTCCGTACAACGTTCCAGAAATCGATGAGCTTAACCTTCCAGCCATTTTAAAGGAAATAGCGCTTTACCAGAGGGGACTCGTCCTTGTAACTGGAACGACAGGTTCTGGTAAGTCAACCACCCTTGCAGCAATGCTCAACGAACTAAACAGGAAGGATGCAAGAATAGTTATAACAATAGAGGACCCTATCGAGTACCTTCATAAGGATATAAAGTCACACTTTTACCAGAGGGAAATCGGAGAGGATGCAGAGGACTTTTTCACCGCCCTGA contains the following coding sequences:
- a CDS encoding nucleoside deaminase, with the protein product MEDQEFLKKALEEAKKAYKFGEVPIGALIVRNGQIISKAFNRKEFLQDPTAHAEIIAIREASRKLNSWRLTDCTLYSTVEPCVMCCGAIIQSRIKRVVYSVPDPKFGGVESLFRILSDKRNNHRPEVERIELLEAEELLKSFFKELRERCRSLA
- the recA gene encoding recombinase RecA; the encoded protein is MQEERKKVLQEALKKIKKEFGEGSVMFLGEKPVERIPAISTGSIAIDYITGIGGVPRGRITEIYGPESSGKTTLTLHIIANAQREGGVAAFIDAEHALDPTYAKKLGINLEELLVSQPDSGEQALEIAETLVRSGAVDVIVVDSVAALVPEAEIKGDMGDSHVGLQARLMSQALRKLTAVVSKSNCALIFINQVREKIGMMGYGGPQETTTGGRALKFYSSMRIEIRNSGQIKDRNDERIGHKAKVKIVKNKLAPPFRETVVEVYYGEGISREADLLNLGEELEIVKKSGSWYSFGDVRLGQGKENARQFLKENPEVAAELEERIREALGVPGKSEDRPQ
- a CDS encoding type IV pilus twitching motility protein PilT, encoding MFQERAKIDLNELLKKAFKVGASDVHLRVKSPPILRISGNLVKTDLPSLEHSDILNFINQILPLEKRRQLPYIKDIDVAYSLPGVCRFRVNIFRQRGTFAIVMRLIPYNVPEIDELNLPAILKEIALYQRGLVLVTGTTGSGKSTTLAAMLNELNRKDARIVITIEDPIEYLHKDIKSHFYQREIGEDAEDFFTALRAALREDPDVILVGEMRDTETVRTALDAAETGHMVYSTLHTLDAKETVNRIISFFPLYEQQAIRFQLASVLRATISQRLLPRADGRGRVPAVEIMIVTEAIKERILNPDLTDEIPEFIAKGKEIYGSQTFDQSLYDLWKKGLITREDALKYASRPDDLKLKMEGIFTGGEEI